The proteins below are encoded in one region of Pseudonocardia sp. DSM 110487:
- a CDS encoding nitroreductase/quinone reductase family protein has protein sequence MATHTLPRWLPAVNRLVRLLQRLGLQLGTIHVLTVPGRASGEPRPTPVSPLTVGGRRYVIAALPRSDWARNVRAAGTGELAYGRRRRRVTLTEITDPGLRRTVVRAFPTEVPHGVPFFVRLGLVKAGDPDEFAAIADRVTVFELRDA, from the coding sequence GTGGCGACCCACACGCTGCCGCGCTGGCTCCCCGCCGTGAACCGCCTGGTGAGGTTGTTGCAGCGCCTCGGGCTGCAGCTCGGCACGATCCACGTCCTGACCGTGCCGGGCCGCGCCTCCGGCGAACCACGACCGACGCCGGTCTCGCCGCTGACGGTCGGCGGCCGCCGGTACGTGATCGCGGCGTTGCCGCGGTCGGACTGGGCCCGCAACGTCCGCGCGGCGGGCACGGGCGAGCTGGCATACGGGCGACGCCGGCGACGGGTCACGCTCACCGAGATCACCGACCCCGGCCTGCGCCGCACCGTCGTGCGCGCCTTCCCCACCGAAGTGCCGCACGGCGTCCCGTTCTTCGTGCGCCTCGGGCTCGTGAAAGCCGGCGATCCCGACGAGTTCGCCGCGATCGCCGACCGCGTCACGGTGTTCGAGCTGCGCGACGCGTGA
- a CDS encoding MarR family winged helix-turn-helix transcriptional regulator gives MSKQSAVERAALAASEFGDAADAVDAAAATVLGVNRTDLRILGTVVSGPLTAGQVAAAVHLSPAAATTAIQRLVSRGYLTREADPEDRRRAVVALTGSARELVERIYGPVGEEGVAALHRWTAAELELIADFLERGRALQLAHADRIRALGHRSDP, from the coding sequence GTGTCGAAGCAATCGGCGGTTGAGCGGGCGGCGCTGGCCGCGTCCGAGTTCGGAGACGCGGCGGATGCCGTGGATGCGGCGGCCGCGACCGTGCTCGGCGTCAACCGCACCGACCTGCGGATCCTCGGGACGGTGGTGAGTGGTCCCCTGACGGCGGGGCAGGTCGCCGCCGCCGTCCACCTGAGCCCCGCGGCCGCGACGACCGCGATCCAGCGGCTCGTATCGCGCGGATACCTCACCCGCGAGGCGGACCCCGAGGACCGCAGGCGTGCCGTCGTCGCGCTCACCGGGTCGGCGCGCGAGCTGGTCGAGCGGATCTACGGGCCGGTCGGCGAGGAAGGGGTAGCCGCGTTGCACCGCTGGACGGCGGCCGAGCTCGAGCTGATCGCCGATTTCCTGGAGCGCGGGCGAGCCCTGCAGCTCGCCCATGCGGATCGGATCCGAGCCTTGGGGCACCGGAGTGATCCATGA
- a CDS encoding TIGR03618 family F420-dependent PPOX class oxidoreductase, which translates to MSTPDLSPVRSIVARDNGLASVSIVRADGTPHASLVNAGVLDHPTTGRQVVGYVTYGPVKLRNLRDRPATSILWRAGWQWVGVDGVSQLIGPDDPADGIDAEGLRLLLRAVFSGAGGTHDDWDTYDRVMREEGRVAVLVEPERVYGTYSS; encoded by the coding sequence GTGAGCACTCCGGACCTCAGCCCCGTCCGCAGCATCGTCGCCCGCGACAACGGCCTCGCGAGTGTCAGCATCGTGCGCGCCGACGGCACGCCGCACGCCTCGCTGGTCAACGCCGGCGTGCTCGACCATCCGACGACCGGTCGCCAGGTCGTCGGGTACGTCACCTACGGGCCGGTCAAGCTGCGCAACCTGCGCGACCGCCCGGCCACGTCCATCCTCTGGCGGGCCGGGTGGCAGTGGGTCGGCGTCGACGGCGTGAGCCAGCTGATCGGCCCCGACGACCCGGCCGACGGCATCGACGCCGAGGGCCTGCGCCTGCTGCTGCGGGCGGTGTTCAGCGGGGCGGGCGGCACCCACGACGACTGGGACACCTACGACCGCGTCATGCGCGAGGAGGGCCGCGTCGCCGTGCTCGTCGAGCCTGAGCGGGTGTACGGCACCTACTCCTCCTGA
- a CDS encoding NAD(P)-dependent oxidoreductase — protein MEIGILGATGMIGGRVVEEAVDRGHRVTAFTRSAARIPAEAGVVRWEVTDPRDPGRLATDLAGLDVLVNATNAGNGVAETITNADAFPAIARALLTAMESLPRLRLIVVGGAGSLEVAPGTRVVDVEGFAENLPAALDVPADYARAVLAGVEALALYRLSDRNWTYVSPSAGRVQAGKRTGRFRIGGDQLLVREDGTSDISADDLAVAVLDEVELPRFVQRRFTVGY, from the coding sequence GTGGAGATCGGGATACTGGGCGCGACCGGGATGATCGGCGGCCGCGTAGTGGAGGAGGCGGTCGACCGCGGACACCGCGTCACCGCGTTCACGCGCTCTGCGGCGCGGATCCCCGCCGAGGCGGGCGTGGTCCGGTGGGAGGTCACCGATCCCCGCGATCCCGGCCGGTTGGCGACCGACCTCGCCGGCCTTGATGTGCTCGTCAACGCGACAAACGCCGGCAACGGTGTCGCCGAGACGATCACGAACGCCGACGCCTTCCCCGCGATCGCACGAGCGCTGCTCACGGCCATGGAGTCGCTCCCGCGGCTGCGCCTGATCGTCGTCGGCGGCGCGGGGAGCCTGGAGGTCGCGCCGGGCACGCGGGTCGTCGACGTCGAGGGGTTCGCCGAGAACCTGCCCGCCGCGCTCGACGTACCGGCCGACTACGCCAGGGCGGTGCTCGCGGGCGTCGAGGCGCTCGCCCTCTACCGGCTGTCGGACCGCAACTGGACCTACGTCAGCCCGTCGGCCGGTCGCGTCCAAGCCGGCAAGCGCACCGGCCGGTTCCGCATCGGCGGCGACCAGCTCCTCGTGCGTGAGGACGGCACCAGCGACATCTCGGCAGACGACCTCGCCGTCGCCGTGCTCGACGAGGTCGAGCTGCCCCGTTTCGTCCAGCGGCGGTTCACCGTCGGCTACTAG
- a CDS encoding TetR/AcrR family transcriptional regulator, producing the protein MAGATQRRRERLRAETTEEITATALALLAEGGPDAVTLRAIAREMGMTAGAIYGYFPTRDDLINRLITDVYTSLVDAVEAARDARPPDDAGGRIVAWGRALREWSVANPAGFRLVYGDGVPGYRPREGGVAAEPAHRACMGLTQLVAAVWPEAAPHQPAADWSDFAPELGAEVRREFPGLPAAAVGLALRVWGRMHGLVALEVYGHLRGQSTDPAKLYEAELRDLVRSLGARVQEE; encoded by the coding sequence GTGGCCGGAGCAACGCAGCGCAGAAGGGAGCGCCTGCGGGCGGAGACGACCGAGGAGATCACCGCGACCGCGCTCGCGTTGCTCGCCGAGGGCGGTCCGGACGCGGTCACGCTCCGGGCGATCGCCCGCGAGATGGGTATGACGGCCGGGGCGATCTACGGCTATTTCCCCACGCGGGACGACCTGATCAACCGCCTGATCACCGACGTGTACACGTCCCTCGTGGACGCCGTTGAAGCGGCGCGCGATGCCCGTCCGCCCGACGACGCGGGGGGGCGCATCGTCGCGTGGGGCCGGGCGCTACGGGAGTGGTCGGTGGCCAACCCGGCAGGCTTCCGCCTCGTCTACGGCGACGGCGTGCCCGGCTACCGGCCGCGCGAAGGAGGGGTCGCGGCCGAGCCGGCGCACCGCGCCTGCATGGGGCTGACCCAGCTCGTCGCCGCGGTCTGGCCGGAGGCGGCACCGCACCAGCCCGCCGCCGACTGGTCCGATTTCGCGCCCGAGCTCGGCGCCGAGGTGCGCCGCGAGTTCCCCGGCCTCCCGGCTGCGGCGGTCGGGCTCGCCCTGCGCGTGTGGGGCCGGATGCACGGGCTCGTGGCGCTCGAGGTGTACGGCCACCTGCGTGGGCAGAGCACCGACCCCGCCAAGCTGTACGAGGCTGAGTTGCGCGACCTCGTGCGCTCGCTGGGGGCGCGGGTTCAGGAGGAGTAG